From uncultured Pseudodesulfovibrio sp.:
TATGTTGGCAGCACCGCTCTGAATGCCTGTCTGTATTAATTTGATGATTGATACAGGCATCCACAAAGAACTCCTTAAATTGAAGAGAGTTGACATGTCTCAAGATAAACATTTGAAATTGGAAAAATCGCTTTCCCCAGCTCAGGTCTGGGCGTTGGCGCTTGGATCGATAGTTGGCTGGGGTTGCTTTGTGCTGCCCGGCGATATGTTTTTGCCTCAAGCCGGTCCAATGGGAACCTTGATCGGTTTTTTGGTAGGAGCCTGTTTACTGTGCTTTGTCGCGGTCTGCTATAGTTATATGATTAAGTATGCCCCGGTTGCTGGTGGCGCTTTTGCGTATGCCTATGTCGGGTTCGGACCGACTGCGGCGTTTATTTGTGGTTGGGCTCTCGTGCTCGGATATATAGCCATTATTGGTATTGATATTGCCGCACTTGCACTTATTTTTCGTTTTCTTTTCCCGGGCGTTTTTGAGTTTGGCGCGTTGTATTCCATTGCCGGATGGGAAGTTTACGCGGGTGAAGCCCTCCTCATGTCTGGTGCGACTTTGCTGTTTGGTTGGTTGAATTATCGGGGTATCAGTTTTGCTGGTAAGTTGCAGGTTGTTCTCGCTTTCCTGCTTACCGTTGGTATTATTAGCCTGTTCACAGGTGCGGCTTCATTGGAAACCGCCAGTATGAGCAATCTTGTTCCCTTGTTTGCAGAACACCGCTCTGTCCTTTCCTGCGTGTTGGTTATTTTTGCTATTTCACCCTTCCTTTTTGTGGGGTTTGATACTGTACCGCAGGCAGCTGAGGAATTTTCTTTTGATCCCGCACGAGCTCGTAATATCATGATCATCGCCATTTTGTGCGGCGTGGTTCTCTACAGCCTCGTGACACTCTCTGTCGCAATTGTTTTGCCGTACCCGGAAATGCTCGCAAAGATGGATGCCCTTCGTGCAAGTGGCGGCACAGCGTGGGCAACGGGTGAAGCAGCCACAATGGCTTTCGGTAAGTTTGGTGCAATCGTGTTGGCCTGTGCTGTCATGGGCGCTGTCTGCACTGGAATTAACGGTTTTTATATCGCGACCTCTCGACTGCTGCTCAGCATGGCCCGTGGTGGAATCCTGCCTTCCTGGTTCGGTGATATTCATCCCAAATACCGTTCTCCCTACAAGGCTATTCTGTTTACTATCGCTATTGTTTTGCTGACTCCTTTTGCCGGTCGTGCTGTTGTTGTCTGGATTGTGGACATGAGTTCTGTGGGTACAGGAATTGGTTATCTCTTTACTTGCCTTGCTGCACGTCGAGTTTTGCTTGGTAGCCCTGAAGTGACCGAAAGAGCCACTCGTATGTTCTGCTGCGTTGTGGGTACATTGACCGCCGTAATGTGCATAGTCCTGCTGCTTGTCCCCGGTTCTCCAGCTTCCATTGGTGTGGCTTCTCGCTGGTGCCTAGTTGTATGGGTTGGTATGGGCTTTTTCTTCTACTTCTCCAACAAGAGCGCATGGGCAAAGCTACCTGAAGCGGAATTGCGTGCACAGATTCTTGGTCGTCGAGATATTCCTGTGTTTTTCAAATCCCGTGAGCCGCAGCCTGTGTTGCAAGAGCAAACGCAGAGTTCCTCGGCTGAATAGTCTAGACTCTTGTCCGGCAGAGAATTCTGTAAGTACGGACTTCCTTTCGCCCCTGTCTGCAATATGCAGACAGGGGCTTTTCAATGGAGAAGACCGGTTATGGTATGGGGTCGAGAGGTGCTAACCGGTGATGGCCGATTGAAAACTTTTTGCAATACTAGGGGAATTCTGACCAATGATGACAAGAAAGCATTCCTTGTGCTCTTGATCGGCGGGAGTCAGTGAATGCGCTCCTGGGACGTACTGGAATATTTCAGGTTCTTCCGTATCGTGGAAACGGACGACGCCTTTGGCTCGGAGGACCTGATCGGAAAGCTTGGCCACGGATTTTTCGAATATGGTGCGGTCAAGAGGGGCGCTCAAATGAATCAATGAACTTTGGATGTTGTCGTCTTCATGGGTGGCATTGTGCCCCATGGGTTTGAGTTGTGGTGTAGGGCGGGTGAGTTCTTTTCTGAAATTCACTCCATACAGTGTGGTAGACGGGATATCTCCATGGGACATGAAGTACAGGTCGCCTGAAGGGTTAAGCTCGCGCAGAGTTTGTTGCAGTGAAATCAGAGTGTTGTCATCTACAAGATCGGTTTTGTTGACCAGAAGGATATCAGCCAGTCGAACTTGACTGCGTGCTACTTCGAATTCTGTCAGAGTGTGATCCGCACCGACCGCGTCAATGACGGTTGTCACTGAGGCGAAGTCCAACATGTCGTCGAGGTCCGCCAGTTCCGAAAGCAGGTTGGCAGGATTGGCCAAGCCAGTTGTTTCCAATACGACGAAATCCGGTTGAAATTCCGAAAGGATACCAGAGAGAGCCGAGCGCAGGCTCCCAGCCAGTGTGCAACAGACGCATCCTTCATCTACTTCGGTTACGGCATAGCTTTGACCAAGGAGTTTCCCATCCAGTCCTTTTTGGCCGATTTCATTTTGAATGACCGCGACAAAGCCGTTTTTGGCCGCCTGATCTTCGATGAATCGGGTGAGAAAGGTGGTTTTACCCGACCCGAGAAAACCGGTCAGGACGATGAGACGCGGGCGATCTGTAATGCCCATGGTGCGCTTGTCCAAACTGTTGGTCGCACCCGGCAGGTCGGCCGACAGCCAAGAGGAATCGGCGAATTCATCAGGAATGGAGGCCGGGGGAGACCATGTCAGTTCCGGTGCTTTGAGTTCTGGGTTGTCCGGGACACGTGTGTTCCAGCCAAGACCGAGGCGAATATCTCGTGTGTCTGGTGCTGGTTCGCTCTGAATACCGGTTTCCTTGCCATACGTTCGCCGCATTCCGGGGCGGGTTTGTCTGGTGAGCGATTCCGGAGTTGTTTTCAGGCAGTATGATGCGGATGCTGCCAAGGCATCAAACAAGGGCATGGCTGTTTCCCATGCCGGGAAATTTTGGTCTTCTTCTCCAGGGGTGACTGCTTGTACCAACCCAGTTGGTGTTTCGAGCGTGACTCCGTCCAGTGCGATGACAGTGTCGTTTTCCGGGGCAGTCAAAGTCAGGGCCACACCTGATTCTTCCGCGAGATAAAAGGCTTCAAGGACACCGATTCCAAAGAGGGCGCAGAGATCAGGGTATAGGGTGAATTCTCGAACACGATCAAGATAGGCGTCCTGTTGTGCTGCGATTCCCGCCTGCACACTGAAGAATTCGATCAGGTCTTCATCCGGGGCGGGAAAGTAGGCGATGTGGAAAGTTGCCTGTCCCATGGTGTCGGATTCGCTGACATTGAGAAACTTCAGGCCGTAAACACCCCGCATGCCTGTGACTCGCACCGTCAATCCGCCTTGTCCTTTGGCGCAGTCGCGAACACCACGCCATCCGAGACGGTGGCGAACGCCGGGAATGAAATTGGCGCGTGTCATCAGTGCGCGTGGAAGTTCCATCGCGGCTTGTGCCGGACTGGTCTGTAAGGCCGGTGGGAGTAATGTGTTGAGGGAGACAGGCATGGATTCTCCGGTTGTTTGCGGCCGCCCCGGGGGTGGGGCGGCCGCGAGTGATGGGTGGGGTTACCCGAAGGTAATGGTATCCCCGTTTCCGAGGTATGCTTTATCTTTTGATCTGAACTTGGCGGTTCCTTCCACTACCGGATAGCCAGCAGCGATGAATTTTTTGGCGCAGAGTACACCAGTGCAATGGTTGCAACCGATGCGTTCAAAGCCATAATCGCCAAGTGAGATGACAAGATCATCGTACTTGGGGTCCCAGTCATCAAAGGGCGAGATGTGTAACCCGCCGTAGATGCCATGGCACTTGTCATTTTCGTATTTGATCTCGTTATAGGCAGTTTCGGCGAAACGGATGATGCCCTGATGACAACAACCCGTGACACTGACAAGTCCCT
This genomic window contains:
- a CDS encoding CobW family GTP-binding protein — protein: MPVSLNTLLPPALQTSPAQAAMELPRALMTRANFIPGVRHRLGWRGVRDCAKGQGGLTVRVTGMRGVYGLKFLNVSESDTMGQATFHIAYFPAPDEDLIEFFSVQAGIAAQQDAYLDRVREFTLYPDLCALFGIGVLEAFYLAEESGVALTLTAPENDTVIALDGVTLETPTGLVQAVTPGEEDQNFPAWETAMPLFDALAASASYCLKTTPESLTRQTRPGMRRTYGKETGIQSEPAPDTRDIRLGLGWNTRVPDNPELKAPELTWSPPASIPDEFADSSWLSADLPGATNSLDKRTMGITDRPRLIVLTGFLGSGKTTFLTRFIEDQAAKNGFVAVIQNEIGQKGLDGKLLGQSYAVTEVDEGCVCCTLAGSLRSALSGILSEFQPDFVVLETTGLANPANLLSELADLDDMLDFASVTTVIDAVGADHTLTEFEVARSQVRLADILLVNKTDLVDDNTLISLQQTLRELNPSGDLYFMSHGDIPSTTLYGVNFRKELTRPTPQLKPMGHNATHEDDNIQSSLIHLSAPLDRTIFEKSVAKLSDQVLRAKGVVRFHDTEEPEIFQYVPGAHSLTPADQEHKECFLVIIGQNSPSIAKSFQSAITG
- a CDS encoding APC family permease; translated protein: MSQDKHLKLEKSLSPAQVWALALGSIVGWGCFVLPGDMFLPQAGPMGTLIGFLVGACLLCFVAVCYSYMIKYAPVAGGAFAYAYVGFGPTAAFICGWALVLGYIAIIGIDIAALALIFRFLFPGVFEFGALYSIAGWEVYAGEALLMSGATLLFGWLNYRGISFAGKLQVVLAFLLTVGIISLFTGAASLETASMSNLVPLFAEHRSVLSCVLVIFAISPFLFVGFDTVPQAAEEFSFDPARARNIMIIAILCGVVLYSLVTLSVAIVLPYPEMLAKMDALRASGGTAWATGEAATMAFGKFGAIVLACAVMGAVCTGINGFYIATSRLLLSMARGGILPSWFGDIHPKYRSPYKAILFTIAIVLLTPFAGRAVVVWIVDMSSVGTGIGYLFTCLAARRVLLGSPEVTERATRMFCCVVGTLTAVMCIVLLLVPGSPASIGVASRWCLVVWVGMGFFFYFSNKSAWAKLPEAELRAQILGRRDIPVFFKSREPQPVLQEQTQSSSAE